ATCCTTAaggatcactctcattcatataTGGTattgattcattcatatatctctcatttactcgagtgtcacacTTGTGTTTGATAGAACtctaaagtttatttttataaaagaaaaaggtaaaaaaaaagcaaattgTCATCGAACGTAGTCtatatttttggatttttaaaatttagcttgaattttgaaaaacgctTTTAAAAAGCGGGCAACGGATCGAAATTCGGTCGAtacttataaaattaattaaaaaaaaaaaaaagtaaaatagtgATTTAAAGAAAGATTATAGAAATTTAACGTTGAAATGGGGTATGGGAACATTGGCAGTTGTTGGCATGATGAATGGTCGTAGAAAATTGGGGTGGCCACAGTGTGAGCACTGTGAAGAACAAGATTGAACCAAAACATGGATTagtttagtttaataataataataataataataataataataataataataataataataaagcaaaAGGGTTGGAGAGGGTGAAATGACGAAAACACCCTGAAATGAGAGTGAGTTGGCCGACAAATAAGAGTGATGGATATGAATGGATCCCAATCCCATGTTTGCTTTTACacaccatttttcttcttcatttcttcttttttcttctctccttttcttccctttttcatcacttccttttccttttccttttccccttttctctcttcctcttcttaaTCCCCATGGATACTCCTCCTTGGCCACAggtaatctctctctctctcctcctcctctttctctctcttaaccTCTCTACTTCTAagctttttaacttttcatttcatggcttctctttcccttttcctttacATCAACTCCTCTAAATTCTCTAATGGCTCATccaaaaaacatgtttttttctctaattctCATATGGGTCATccaaaaaacacttttttttctctaattttcagATGGGTCGTCgaaaaaacactttttttctCTAGTTCTTTGATGGGTCATcgaaaaaagataatttttttctctaattatcAGATGGGTCGTCGgagaaacactttttttgATCTGGGTTTGAGAAATGGAGtctttttttatgattagggtaaaaaaaaaacgcatgaatttgatgatgaaatgattGATTTTTGTGGATTTGGTTATCAGTTTGCAGGTGGTGGAGTGGTTGTTAAACAAATGGAAGGAGGTGAGTCGTCGAGTTCTTCAAAGGCTggtaatattaatattaataatgttaatattaatattaataataataacaataatggTAATTTGTTGGAGAGAAAGGCAAGGCCTCAAAAGGAGCAAGCTTTGAACTGTCCGAGGTGTAATTCGACCAACACCAAATTCTGTTACTACAACAATTACAGCCTGTCTCAGCCGAGGTATTTTTGCAAGTCTTGTCGGAGGTATTGGACGGAAGGTGGCTCTTTAAGGAATGTTCCAGTGGGTGGCGGCTcaaggaagaacaaaagatCTTCACTTTCAGCACCAGTTGATAAGAAGATCAACGGCTCtgatcaaaaccctaaaatgaTCCACCATGCTCATCAGGATCTCAATCTTGCAATCTTCcctccaaataataataaccctatttcttctccttcttctactacttcttcttctcacCTTTTCGGTTCTTTCATggcgccgccgccgccgccgccgccggcgGCTTCGGCGGCCGGAGTCTTCAATGGCGCTGGTGGGTTTGGATTTAATGAGCTGAAACCATCAAGCTTAAGTTTTTCCCTGGATGGGTTTGAGAGTGGCGGTGGGTATgggaatcatcatcatcatcaagatCATCAAGATCAGACGGCTGTTATGTTTCCAATTCAAGATTTGAAGCAAAGTAATGGGAGTGATGAATTTGAACAGAATAGAGGAGGAGGTCGGCATGGAGGGGATAATTCAAGTGGTGGATTTTGGAATGGGATGTTGGGTGGTGGATCATGGtaaaatttcattcttttactgttgttttttttactttaaatagATATGTTActaaaaaaagatgaagaaaaatggtgtgttttttttttttttttaccagaGCTTG
This portion of the Cucurbita pepo subsp. pepo cultivar mu-cu-16 unplaced genomic scaffold, ASM280686v2 Cp4.1_scaffold001393, whole genome shotgun sequence genome encodes:
- the LOC111786306 gene encoding dof zinc finger protein 1-like produces the protein MDTPPWPQFAGGGVVVKQMEGGESSSSSKAGNININNVNININNNNNNGNLLERKARPQKEQALNCPRCNSTNTKFCYYNNYSLSQPRYFCKSCRRYWTEGGSLRNVPVGGGSRKNKRSSLSAPVDKKINGSDQNPKMIHHAHQDLNLAIFPPNNNNPISSPSSTTSSSHLFGSFMAPPPPPPPAASAAGVFNGAGGFGFNELKPSSLSFSLDGFESGGGYGNHHHHQDHQDQTAVMFPIQDLKQSNGSDEFEQNRGGGRHGGDNSSGGFWNGMLGGGSW